One region of Diabrotica undecimpunctata isolate CICGRU chromosome 6, icDiaUnde3, whole genome shotgun sequence genomic DNA includes:
- the LOC140443332 gene encoding uncharacterized protein isoform X1: MSCLDCLDLGPPPDSILFLPPPPIPSFLQQSLPDLLLNTTPCSAAQICESTSAPNRIPESGDYMELPRKDVETWSGIGDTWLLVLVASSIGVLLLGALLAMFLLKCREMNMFGGNDCSLHRQMKNHEPRECTAVPTLNGTKIIHPTDTVLYHGTNLQDNRMVWATLTPRGTQHFISENYPPDLIDYGDEDHYETIDNIGAVVPPVPPYPKAIEKSSFDNSGFLDYEYEDPTPLIESYQLTNIEPDTSHYQMIGNADMRCSNLNTLRRHLPISRPRVSSPTRIEHPNLPPLNLYPHKGTLKKNGTLSYRAVEGSTLPKYGL; encoded by the exons ATGAGCTGCCTGGATTGTTTGGATTTGGGGCCGCCGCCTGATTCAATACTTTTTCTCCCGCCTCCTCCAATTCCTTCTTTTCTACAACAATCCCTTCCTGACCTTCTGCTTAATACCACACCTTGTTCTGCAGCTCAAATCTGCGAGTCGACGTCGGCTCCTAACCGAATTCCCGAAAGTGGTGATTATATGGAACTTCCACGAAAAG ATGTTGAAACCTGGTCCGGAATTGGAGACACGTGGCTCTTAGTTTTGGTTGCCTCGTCAATTGGAGTCCTATTATTAGGAGCTTTGCTAGCAATGTTTCTCTTAAAATGCAGGGA aATGAATATGTTTGGCGGAAACGATTGTTCGCTTCACAGACAAATGAAAAATCACGAACCAAGAGAATGTACTGCAGTACCTACTCTAAACGGAACCAAAATTATCCATCCGACAGATACCGTCTTATATCACGGCACAAACTTACAAGATAATCGAATGGTTTGGGCTACGTTAACCCCTAGAGGTACCCAGCATTTCATTTCAGAGAACTATCCTCCCGATTTAATCGACTATGGAGACGAGGATCATTACGAAACTATTGATAATATTGGAGCGGTGGTGCCACCCGTACCACCATATCCTAAAG CTATAGAAAAATCGAGTTTTGACAATTCTGGGTTCCTAGATTACGAATACGAAGATCCCACTCCTCTAATCGAAAGCTACCAACTAACCAACATAGAACCCGATACATCCCACTACCAGATGATAGGAAATGCTGATATGCGTTGCTCAAATTTAAATACTCTAAGAAGACACCTGCCTATCTCTAGACCGAGAGTCTCGTCACCAACTAGAATAGAACATCCCAACTTACCACCTTTGAATTTATATCCACACAAAGGAACGCTCAAGAAAAATGGTACTCTTAGTTATAGAGCAGTTGAAGGTAGTACGCTACCCAAATATGgcttgtaa
- the LOC140443332 gene encoding uncharacterized protein isoform X2: MSCLDCLDLGPPPDSILFLPPPPIPSFLQQSLPDLLLNTTPCSAAQICESTSAPNRIPESGDYMELPRKDVETWSGIGDTWLLVLVASSIGVLLLGALLAMFLLKCREMNMFGGNDCSLHRQMKNHEPRECTAVPTLNGTKIIHPTDTVLYHGTNLQDNRMVWATLTPRGTQHFISENYPPDLIDYGDEDHYETIDNIGAVVPPVPPYPKDYEYEDPTPLIESYQLTNIEPDTSHYQMIGNADMRCSNLNTLRRHLPISRPRVSSPTRIEHPNLPPLNLYPHKGTLKKNGTLSYRAVEGSTLPKYGL; encoded by the exons ATGAGCTGCCTGGATTGTTTGGATTTGGGGCCGCCGCCTGATTCAATACTTTTTCTCCCGCCTCCTCCAATTCCTTCTTTTCTACAACAATCCCTTCCTGACCTTCTGCTTAATACCACACCTTGTTCTGCAGCTCAAATCTGCGAGTCGACGTCGGCTCCTAACCGAATTCCCGAAAGTGGTGATTATATGGAACTTCCACGAAAAG ATGTTGAAACCTGGTCCGGAATTGGAGACACGTGGCTCTTAGTTTTGGTTGCCTCGTCAATTGGAGTCCTATTATTAGGAGCTTTGCTAGCAATGTTTCTCTTAAAATGCAGGGA aATGAATATGTTTGGCGGAAACGATTGTTCGCTTCACAGACAAATGAAAAATCACGAACCAAGAGAATGTACTGCAGTACCTACTCTAAACGGAACCAAAATTATCCATCCGACAGATACCGTCTTATATCACGGCACAAACTTACAAGATAATCGAATGGTTTGGGCTACGTTAACCCCTAGAGGTACCCAGCATTTCATTTCAGAGAACTATCCTCCCGATTTAATCGACTATGGAGACGAGGATCATTACGAAACTATTGATAATATTGGAGCGGTGGTGCCACCCGTACCACCATATCCTAAAG ATTACGAATACGAAGATCCCACTCCTCTAATCGAAAGCTACCAACTAACCAACATAGAACCCGATACATCCCACTACCAGATGATAGGAAATGCTGATATGCGTTGCTCAAATTTAAATACTCTAAGAAGACACCTGCCTATCTCTAGACCGAGAGTCTCGTCACCAACTAGAATAGAACATCCCAACTTACCACCTTTGAATTTATATCCACACAAAGGAACGCTCAAGAAAAATGGTACTCTTAGTTATAGAGCAGTTGAAGGTAGTACGCTACCCAAATATGgcttgtaa